In the Oncorhynchus tshawytscha isolate Ot180627B linkage group LG17, Otsh_v2.0, whole genome shotgun sequence genome, one interval contains:
- the LOC112216980 gene encoding transcription factor ETV6 isoform X2, which produces MEDEPARLPVHLRLQPVFWSREDVGQWLRWAEREFALRPNTSGSFQMNGKALLLLTKEDFRYRSPHSGDVLYELLQHILKQRKPHVSYPSAYFPGNSFHPLPEGALQHHKLEETVRRTPRSTELQPQHPPTIELRHRSRSPHHPAPRLSPLDPNYPRPGAEDHLQTSSQLPDSNHHLPEDLYTLSVSPAAPNGRCATPREAPCPGSPGCQEAAPPRVIQLMPSAIMHPLLLSPGRGGGAGDFRHGRGGPPLQAHHENGREGKSHIQLALAHHQQLTLHQQEEALYRNHHVIVPVSPPEEQAMPIGRIADCRLLWDYVYQLLSDSRYENYIRWEDTETKVFRIMDPNGLARLWGNHKNRTNMTYEKMSRALRHYYKLNIIRKEPGQRLLFRFMKTPDEIMSGQTDRLEHIESDTDDQIYIKEEC; this is translated from the exons GCCTGCAGCCGGTGTTCTGGAGCAGGGAGGACGTGGGCCAGTGGTTGCGCTGGGCCGAGAGGGAGTTTGCCCTGCGGCCCAACACCAGTGGCAGCTTCCAGATGAACGGCAAGGCCCTGCTCCTCCTCACCAAGGAGGACTTCCGCTACCGTTCGCCCCACTCCG GGGACGTCCTGTACGAGCTGCTGCAGCACATCCTGAAGCAAAGGAAGCCGCACGTCTCCTACCCCTCCGCCTACTTCCCCGGCAACTCCTTCCACCCTCTGCCAGAGGGAGCTCTCCAGCACCACAAACTGGAAG AAACGGTACGGCGGACACCACGCAGTACAGAGCTCCAACCCCAGCACCCACCCACCATTGAGCTCCGACACCGCTCCCGCTCGCCACACCACCCCGCTCCACGCCTCTCCCCTCTGGACCCCAACTACCCACGCCCTGGTGCCGAGGACCACCTCCAGACGTCCTCCCAGCTGCCCGACAGCAACCACCACCTGCCAGAGGACTTGTACACTCTGTCAGTGTCCCCGGCCGCCCCTAACGGCCGCTGCGCCACACCCCGCGAGGCCCCCTGCCCAGGCAGCCCCGGGTGCCAGGAGGCTGCCCCCCCTCGTGTCATCCAGCTCATGCCCAGCGCCATCATGCACCCCCTGCTGCTTAGCCCAGGGCGAGGAGGTGGCGCTGGAGACTTCAGGCATGGCCGTGGGGGTCCACCACTTCAGGCCCACCATGAAAACGGGCGTGAGGGGAAGAGCCACATCCAGCTGGCACTGGCCCACCACCAGCAGCTCACTCTGCATCAGCAGGAGGAGGCGCTCTACAGGAACCACCACGTCATCGTGCCCGTCTCGCCACCAGAGGAGCAGGCAATGCCCATTGGACGGATAGCAG ACTGCAGGCTGCTATGGGACTACGTCTACCAGCTCCTCTCAGACAGCCGGTACGAGAACTATATCCGCTGGGAGGACACAGAGACCAAAGTCTTCCGCATCATGGACCCCAACGGCCTGGCTCGCCTGTGGGGGAACCACAAG AACAGGACCAATATGACGTACGAGAAGATGTCGCGAGCACTGAGACACTACTACAAACTGAACATTATCAGGAAAGAGCCAGGACAGAGACTCTTATTCAG GTTCATGAAAACGCCAGATGAGATTATGAGTGGACAAACTGACAGGCTGGAGCACATAGAGTCGGACACAGATGATCAAATCTATATCAAAGAGGAGTGCTGA